A stretch of the Halomonas sp. BDJS001 genome encodes the following:
- a CDS encoding aldehyde dehydrogenase family protein produces MPMISQTDYPSVVDHQFINNQWVPSAGTRLLDVMNPFREERIAQVTAGDAADVDAAVNAARQAQPSWQALGGAARAKYLEGVADTLAARRDSIITLSATNNGKPLAEAEIDLDDAIACYRYYAGQAKALDARQGELVSVEMEGVEARTYHDPVGVVGLIAPWNFPLVTSAWKLAPALAAGCTAVLKPSEVTPLPELVLAEIALEIGLPAGVLNLLNGDGEGIGAPLTNHPDVDKISFTGSNRVGEAVMQAASARTASVSLELGGKSPILVMEDADPEQAADWVMAGIYFNAGQICSATSRLLVHEDVAEALYAALAERMDALTLGDPLAQGTDLGPLTSAKQRDAVQRYLDLAEQEGLTAVRDGKHCTLPKKGYFLAPTLYRDVPVESRLWQEEIFGPVLCGHSVGSEAEAVQLANDSVFGLAATVISGDPERAKRIGRQLKAGSIWYNSEQLVLPETAWGGFKRSGIGRELGPWGLSAYLEVKHVIGPA; encoded by the coding sequence ATGCCCATGATCTCCCAAACCGATTACCCTTCGGTTGTTGACCACCAATTCATCAACAACCAATGGGTGCCCTCGGCGGGCACCCGCCTGCTCGACGTAATGAATCCTTTCCGCGAAGAGCGGATTGCCCAGGTTACGGCAGGTGACGCCGCCGATGTCGACGCCGCCGTCAACGCCGCAAGGCAGGCACAGCCTTCCTGGCAGGCGCTGGGCGGAGCCGCGCGGGCAAAATACCTTGAGGGGGTCGCCGATACACTGGCAGCCCGCCGAGACTCGATAATCACGCTTTCGGCGACCAATAACGGTAAGCCACTGGCAGAGGCGGAGATTGACCTGGACGATGCCATTGCCTGCTATCGCTACTACGCCGGGCAGGCCAAGGCGCTGGATGCCCGCCAGGGCGAGCTGGTCAGCGTGGAAATGGAAGGCGTTGAGGCGCGTACTTATCATGACCCGGTTGGGGTAGTGGGGCTGATTGCGCCCTGGAATTTCCCGCTGGTGACCAGCGCCTGGAAGCTGGCACCCGCTTTGGCGGCCGGCTGTACCGCGGTGCTCAAACCGTCCGAAGTCACTCCGCTCCCCGAGCTGGTGCTGGCAGAAATAGCCCTGGAGATTGGCCTACCTGCTGGGGTGCTCAACCTTTTAAACGGCGACGGTGAGGGCATCGGTGCACCGCTGACCAACCATCCAGATGTGGATAAAATTTCCTTTACCGGCAGTAACCGCGTCGGTGAAGCGGTGATGCAAGCGGCAAGCGCCCGTACCGCCAGCGTCTCTCTGGAACTGGGCGGGAAGTCGCCGATCCTGGTGATGGAAGACGCCGACCCTGAACAGGCCGCCGACTGGGTAATGGCGGGTATCTATTTCAACGCCGGCCAGATCTGCTCTGCGACCTCGCGTTTACTGGTGCACGAAGACGTGGCAGAAGCACTCTACGCCGCGCTTGCCGAGCGTATGGATGCGCTGACGCTGGGCGATCCGCTTGCTCAAGGCACCGACTTAGGGCCATTGACCAGCGCCAAGCAGCGCGACGCCGTACAGCGCTATCTGGATCTGGCCGAGCAGGAAGGGCTCACAGCCGTGCGCGATGGCAAACACTGCACGCTGCCCAAAAAAGGCTACTTCCTGGCGCCCACGCTTTACCGCGATGTGCCGGTGGAAAGCCGCCTGTGGCAGGAAGAGATTTTTGGCCCGGTGCTCTGCGGACACAGCGTGGGCAGCGAAGCTGAGGCGGTTCAGCTTGCCAACGACAGCGTCTTTGGTCTGGCAGCCACGGTGATTAGCGGCGACCCTGAGCGGGCAAAACGCATTGGCCGCCAGCTCAAGGCGGGCAGCATCTGGTACAACAGCGAACAACTGGTGCTGCCTGAAACCGCCTGGGGCGGCTTCAAGCGCAGCGGTATTGGGCGTGAACTAGGCCCTTGGGGGTTAAGTGCCTACCTTGAAGTGAAGCATGTGATTGGGCCAGCCTAA
- a CDS encoding MBL fold metallo-hydrolase has product MSLERITAQQWYHTAPKADGITLIDEPWIKPFYRCNIWHVQGSKRGMVVDFGLGAVPLRQHVAQLAERDLLAVASHTHFDHIGAAHEFGCCHVHAAEADILASPDNTRTLADQFLSDDMFEALPAKPYSHSRYRITAPQQVCPLVDGEILDLGNRQWEVIHTPGHSPGGIALWEAATQTLISGDLIYDGPLIEDLWHSDLTDYAASMRRLRKLPVRTVHGGHFPSFSGQHLITLIDDWLRQHDL; this is encoded by the coding sequence ATGAGTCTTGAGCGCATCACTGCACAGCAGTGGTACCATACCGCCCCCAAGGCGGACGGTATCACCCTGATCGACGAGCCCTGGATCAAGCCGTTTTATCGCTGCAATATTTGGCATGTGCAGGGCAGTAAGCGGGGTATGGTCGTGGACTTTGGACTAGGCGCAGTGCCGCTACGTCAGCACGTGGCGCAGCTTGCCGAGCGGGATCTGCTGGCGGTGGCCAGCCATACGCACTTTGACCATATCGGCGCCGCCCACGAGTTTGGCTGTTGCCATGTGCATGCCGCTGAGGCGGACATCCTGGCCTCACCCGACAACACGCGCACCCTGGCTGACCAGTTTCTCAGCGATGACATGTTTGAGGCGCTCCCTGCCAAGCCTTATTCGCACAGCCGCTACCGCATCACGGCACCGCAGCAGGTGTGCCCGCTGGTGGATGGCGAAATACTGGACTTGGGGAACCGTCAGTGGGAGGTGATCCATACCCCGGGTCACTCCCCCGGCGGCATCGCCCTGTGGGAGGCCGCCACCCAGACGCTGATCTCGGGCGATCTGATTTACGATGGCCCGCTCATTGAAGACCTCTGGCACAGCGATCTTACCGACTACGCTGCCAGCATGCGGCGGCTGCGCAAGCTGCCTGTTCGCACCGTGCACGGCGGCCATTTCCCCAGCTTTAGCGGCCAGCATCTCATAACGCTCATCGATGATTGGCTTCGCCAACACGACCTCTAA